Proteins from a single region of Vanessa cardui chromosome 13, ilVanCard2.1, whole genome shotgun sequence:
- the LOC124534905 gene encoding Krueppel-like factor 17, giving the protein MYRENCGLLNEALSDQLMFEYSPAESLINFELPSSLNSEFNDWQLNDLDFHCDAFVHGLNDSNRENSIFEDGSNILFDFDDLDKNIDLDDYLLEALTSDKSNDVLQSSPNSTDVDSDTALGRLSVLGIDLESTYVQDIQYPSNDINKNSDRVRNFIPETKIQTWGEPTFCPELGAFRCPVDDCGKLYAKASHVRAHLRRHSGEKPYRCTWGSCSWRFARSDELARHRRSHSGDKPYRCSECGKRFARSDHLAKHGRVHARRAAAAAAAAKRASNHSYKTRRLM; this is encoded by the coding sequence ATGTACCGCGAAAATTGCGGATTGCTAAATGAAGCTCTAAGCGACCAGCTCATGTTCGAGTATTCACCGGCAGAGAGCCTCATCAATTTCGAGTTACCTTCAAGCTTGAATTCTGAATTCAACGATTGGCAACTGAATGATTTAGATTTTCATTGTGATGCATTTGTTCACGGATTGAATGACTCTAACAGAGAAAACTCTATCTTCGAAGATGgttcaaatatactttttgatTTCGACGATTTGGATAAAAACATAGATTTAGACGATTATCTCCTAGAAGCGTTAACAAGTGATAAATCCAACGATGTGCTACAATCAAGTCCAAATTCTACAGACGTTGACAGTGACACAGCGCTCGGTAGACTCTCTGTCCTCGGAATAGATCTGGAATCAACCTATGTGCAAGACATTCAGTACCCGTCtaacgatataaataaaaatagtgataGAGTGCGAAATTTTATACCAGaaactaaaatacaaacatGGGGAGAGCCGACGTTCTGCCCGGAACTCGGAGCGTTCCGATGCCCGGTGGACGACTGTGGTAAACTATACGCAAAAGCGTCACATGTTCGCGCGCATTTGCGTCGTCACAGTGGTGAGAAGCCCTACCGATGCACATGGGGTAGCTGCAGTTGGCGTTTCGCGCGGTCAGATGAGCTGGCGCGCCACCGTCGAAGCCATTCAGGCGATAAGCCCTATCGGTGCAGCGAGTGCGGCAAGAGATTTGCACGTTCGGACCATCTTGCCAAACATGGCCGTGTCCACGCTCGCCGCGCCGCCGCAGCCGCCGCGGCCGCCAAACGAGCTTCGAACCACTCTTATAAAACCAGAAGACTGATGTGA